From Achromobacter spanius, a single genomic window includes:
- a CDS encoding anaerobic ribonucleoside-triphosphate reductase activating protein — protein sequence MSAASSSNAVPEGGSLQGNSQAGGAGRPAAQAIRLLTDRPAYAAPPQPVIQPLPRHSPAVGGLVPFSTVDWPGQLAAVVFISGCPWRCHYCHNTELQTRAARYDWREVRAFLETRKGLLDAVVFSGGEPLSEPRLPAMIRDIKRMGYRVGLHTAGIYPLRLADVLRHLDWVGMDIKADAKGYDDITGRRDSQRPALACLTQLLSAGLDFECRITWHPDWLDESRLMALARELARRGVRRFAVQAARAAPGAPVARALSNQAQAELRQAFQEFTYR from the coding sequence ATGAGCGCCGCTTCTTCGTCGAACGCAGTGCCTGAAGGCGGATCGCTTCAGGGCAACTCGCAGGCCGGCGGCGCCGGCCGGCCCGCCGCCCAGGCCATTCGCCTGCTGACGGATCGGCCGGCCTATGCCGCACCGCCGCAGCCGGTCATCCAGCCCCTGCCCCGGCACTCGCCCGCCGTGGGCGGGCTGGTGCCTTTTTCCACCGTCGACTGGCCCGGCCAGTTGGCGGCGGTGGTCTTCATTTCGGGCTGCCCGTGGCGCTGCCACTATTGCCACAATACCGAGCTGCAAACGCGCGCCGCCCGCTATGACTGGCGCGAAGTCCGCGCCTTTCTCGAAACCCGCAAGGGTCTTCTGGATGCCGTCGTGTTTTCCGGCGGCGAGCCGCTGAGCGAACCGCGCCTGCCCGCCATGATCCGCGACATCAAGCGCATGGGATACCGCGTGGGCCTGCACACTGCAGGCATCTACCCGCTACGGCTGGCCGACGTGCTGCGCCATCTGGACTGGGTGGGCATGGACATCAAGGCAGATGCCAAGGGTTATGACGACATCACGGGCCGGCGCGATTCCCAGCGTCCGGCGCTCGCGTGCCTGACGCAGTTGCTGTCCGCCGGGCTGGATTTCGAATGCCGCATCACCTGGCATCCCGACTGGCTGGACGAATCGCGGTTGATGGCACTGGCGCGGGAACTGGCCAGACGCGGCGTGCGCCGCTTTGCGGTGCAGGCCGCGCGCGCCGCCCCAGGCGCGCCGGTCGCGCGGGCCCTCAGCAACCAGGCGCAGGCCGAGCTGCGGCAGGCTTTTCAGGAATTCACCTACCGCTGA
- a CDS encoding PLP-dependent aminotransferase family protein → MEDANPPGRPQRAAPIAESLANLIGQQIADGVYHAGDKLPSLRELAQLHRYAKNTVVVAFEMLVARGLVEPRRGSGFYVLDVDHARPVADEEPGQLSRAMDIVWLMREQLKTQPDAVAVGDGFPPVEWLADMRMDRYHQKVVRTGLGALFRYGSRFGYAPLRESLVRKLGDVGINTAPSQLVLTHGANEAMDLVIRYFLPPGSTVLVDNPGYYPLFGKLKLAGVRMLGVPRLPDGPDVVALEALLQREKPRLFFTQSIAHNPTGSDMSPAKAYKILQLSERYNLMVVENDPLADFKPTSSVRLSALDQLERTIYIGSFSKSFSAALRVGFIACNAALASDLADLKALVHVSSSEYCERMVDVMLREGHYERHLVRLRQRLEAATGQALQVLDSLGAQVFARPTSSLYLWSAFPGVADSLTLAAALMPEKVIMAPGRVFSVDPTAVSPWSRCNVGAVVSPRFHATLAAHLDQR, encoded by the coding sequence GTGGAAGACGCCAATCCGCCGGGCAGGCCGCAGCGCGCGGCGCCCATTGCCGAGAGCCTGGCCAACCTGATCGGCCAGCAGATCGCCGACGGCGTCTATCACGCGGGTGACAAGCTGCCGTCCTTGCGCGAGCTGGCGCAATTGCATCGCTATGCCAAGAACACGGTGGTGGTGGCCTTTGAAATGCTGGTGGCGCGCGGGCTGGTCGAACCCCGGCGCGGCTCGGGCTTTTATGTGCTGGACGTCGATCACGCGCGCCCGGTCGCGGACGAAGAACCGGGGCAGTTGAGCCGGGCGATGGACATCGTGTGGCTGATGCGTGAACAGCTCAAGACCCAGCCCGATGCAGTCGCCGTGGGCGACGGCTTTCCGCCGGTGGAGTGGCTGGCCGACATGCGCATGGACCGCTATCACCAGAAGGTGGTGCGCACGGGACTGGGCGCGCTGTTTCGTTACGGCAGCCGCTTCGGCTATGCGCCGCTGCGCGAAAGCCTGGTCCGCAAGCTGGGCGACGTGGGCATCAACACCGCGCCGTCGCAACTGGTGCTGACGCATGGCGCCAACGAGGCGATGGACCTGGTGATCCGCTACTTCCTGCCACCGGGCTCGACGGTGCTGGTGGACAACCCCGGCTACTACCCGCTCTTTGGCAAGCTGAAGCTCGCGGGGGTGCGGATGCTGGGCGTGCCGCGCCTGCCTGACGGGCCGGACGTCGTCGCGCTGGAAGCGTTGCTGCAGCGCGAAAAGCCGCGGCTCTTTTTCACGCAGTCGATCGCACATAATCCCACCGGCTCGGATATGTCGCCGGCCAAAGCCTACAAGATCCTGCAACTGTCGGAGCGCTACAACCTGATGGTGGTCGAGAACGACCCGCTGGCGGACTTCAAGCCCACGTCGTCAGTCCGGCTGTCGGCGCTGGATCAGCTTGAGCGCACCATCTATATCGGCAGCTTCTCGAAGTCTTTCTCGGCGGCGTTGCGCGTGGGTTTCATTGCCTGCAACGCCGCGCTGGCGAGCGACCTGGCCGATCTGAAGGCGCTGGTGCATGTCAGCAGCTCAGAGTATTGCGAGCGCATGGTGGACGTGATGCTGCGCGAAGGCCATTACGAGCGGCATCTGGTGCGCTTGCGCCAGCGGCTGGAGGCCGCTACCGGACAGGCATTGCAGGTGCTGGATTCGCTGGGCGCGCAGGTGTTCGCGCGTCCGACCAGTTCGCTGTACCTGTGGTCCGCGTTTCCTGGCGTAGCCGATTCGCTGACGCTGGCCGCGGCGCTGATGCCCGAGAAGGTCATCATGGCGCCGGGTCGCGTGTTCAGCGTGGATCCCACGGCGGTGTCGCCGTGGTCCCGCTGCAATGTGGGCGCCGTGGTGTCGCCGCGGTTCCACGCCACCCTGGCTGCGCATCTGGATCAGCGGTAG
- the nrdD gene encoding anaerobic ribonucleoside-triphosphate reductase: MQTLIAPVATSAPAVQLDDSQRVRCEVWTRVMGYHRPVSSFNTGKQGEFNERRFFVERSA; the protein is encoded by the coding sequence ATGCAAACCTTGATCGCTCCCGTCGCCACGTCCGCTCCCGCCGTCCAACTGGACGACAGCCAGCGCGTGCGTTGCGAAGTCTGGACCCGGGTGATGGGCTACCACCGCCCGGTCTCTTCCTTCAACACCGGCAAACAGGGCGAATTCAATGAGCGCCGCTTCTTCGTCGAACGCAGTGCCTGA